The Sinorhizobium fredii genome contains the following window.
TCAGAAGCTCGATTGGCTGAACGCCCGCTGGATCCGCGAGAAGCTCTCGGAAGACGAGTTTGCCGCGCGAGTCTTCGCCTGGGCGTCCGAAAACGAACGTCTCAAGGAGGGCCTGAAGCTCTCGCAGTCGCGCATCTCGAAGCTCGGCGAGCTGCCGGATCTGGCCGCCTTCCTCTTCAAGTCCGATCTCGGCCTGCAGCCGGCCGCCTTTGCCGGCGTGAAGGCCTCGCCCGAGGAGATGCTCGAAGTCCTCAACACCGTTCAGCCGGACCTCGAAAAGATCCTCGAATGGAACAAGGAGTCCATTGAGGCCGAACTGCGCGCCAGCGCCGAGCGGATGGGCAAGAAGCTCAAGGCCGTCGTCTCGCCGCTCTTCGTCGCCGTCTCCGGTTCGCAGCGTTCGCTGCCGCTCTTCGACTCGATGGAGCTGCTCGGCCGTGCTGTGGTGCGCCAGCGGCTCAAGGTGGCGGCACAGGTGGTCGCCTCCATGGTTGGCAGCGGAAAGTAAGGACGATAACCATGAACGAGAAGACAGAAACCGCCGGCCTTTCCTCCGACGCGACCGAAGTGCGCGCCCAGAAGCTCGACCTCTTGCGCACGCAGATCGGCGACGTCTATCCGGCGCATTTCCACCGCACGCTCACCAATGCGGAGCTCGCCGAAAAATATGCCGGGCTCGAGCCGGACACGGAAAGCGGCGACCTGGTGACGGTCGCCGGCCGCGTCTTCTCCTCGCGCAATTCCGGCATGTTCATGGACATCCATGACGCCTCGGGCAAGATCCAGATCTTCTCGCACAAGGACACGGCGCCGGAGGAGGCGCGCGCGCTGCTGCCGATGATCGATCTCGGGGACATCGTCGGCGTCACCGGCGAGGTGCGCCGCACCAAGCGCGGCGAGCTGACGGTGAACGCCAAGGAAATCACCATGCTCTGCAAGTCGCTCCTGCCGATGCCGGAGAAGTATCACGGGCTTGCCGACATCGAGACGCGCTACCGCAAGCGCTACCTCGACATCATGGTCAACGAAGAATCGAAGCTGCGCTTCCAGCAGCGAAGCCGCATCGTCTCCGGCATTCGCCGCTTCCTTGAGGACGAAGGTTTCATGGAAGTCGAGACGCCGATGCTGCAGCCGATCTATGGCGGCGCCACGGCCGAGCCTTTCAAGACGCATCACAACACGCTGAAGCTCGACATGTATCTGCGCATCGCGCCCGAGCTTTACCTGAAGCGCGTGCTCGTTTCCGGGCTCACCGACAAGGTCTTCGAGATCAACCGCAACTTCCGCAACGAAGGCGTCTCCACCCGGCACAATCCGGAATTCACCATGATGGAGTGCTATTGGGCCTATGCGGACTACGAGGACATGATGGGCCTCGTCGAGCGCATGTTCGAAAAGCTCGCCCTCGCCGTCCACGGCAAGACCGAGTTCGAATTCGGCGACAAGCAGCTCTCCTTCAAGGGTCCCTTCCCGCGCGTCTCCATGCCGGAGGCCGTCAAGGACGCGACCGGCATCGATTTCCTTGCGATCCGGAGCGACGAGGAAGCCCGCCAGGCGGCCCGCAATGCCGGGATCGAGGTCGAGAAGGATGCGACCTGGGGCGAAGTGCTCGCCTTCATCTTCGAGGAGAAGGTCGAAGCGACGCTTATCCAGCCGGCCCACGTCATTCATTTCCCGAAGGATATCTCGCCCTTCGCCAAGGAGGTGCCGGGCGAGCCGCGGCTCGTCGAGCGCTTCGAGACCTATTGCAACGGCTGGGAGATCGGGAACGCCTTCTCCGAGCTCAACGACCCGGTCGAACAGCGCGCCCGCATGGTCGAGCAGATGGAACAGGCCCACGCCCGCGGCGAAAAGGAAAAGACGCTCGACGAGGACTTCCTCGACGCGATGGACCAGGGCATGCCGCCCGCCGGCGGCTTAGGCATCGGCGTCGACCGGCTGATCATGCTGCTCACCAACTCGCCGTCGATCCGCGACATCATTCTCTTCCCGGCCCGGCGCCACAAGGCCGATTGAGCTGATAAGCAGATGCCGGACAGCATTGAGCCCATCGCGTTAGCGGTGGGCTTTTCCTTTGATGGGGAAGTTTTGCGGGCGGCTCAATGCCCGCCATGCGCCTCGGCAGTCTTGGCCGGATGCTCGCTCGCTTCCGACACGGCCGGAGCCTCCGCGCCTTCCGCGTCGGCCGCAACCGGATCGATGCAGGGCGAGTGATCGTCCATCTTGGCCATAATGGCACGAACCTCGTCGAGACCGAGGCTCACGAGCTTGCCATGGAACATGCCGCCCGGATTGGCCGTGCCGTCGTTGTAGGAAGCACGGAACGGTTCGTCCATGCCCTTCACACTCTGCGGACCGGGCGCGAAAAGCACTTCGGCACCGATCGCGGCACCACGCGCCGCAGCGCGCTCCTCCGGACCTGCCGTATCGAGCACGACGACCTGGTAGAGGTCGGCCTTTTCCTTCTTTGCGAGTGCGCCGACGACGCGTAGCGCCGTGCGGACGCGCTCCGGGCCAGCCGCGCTGTCGGTCTTCACATGCATGCGGATCCAGCGCTGGCCGCGGTGGTCGAGCTTCAGCGTCCGAAGCGCCGTGCATTCGAGACCGGAAGCGGAAGGCTCCGAGAGCCGCGCGACGAGCCTGTCGCGCCCCACATAGACGGCGGCACCGCCGGACGCGGCCGAAACGGCAAAGGCCGCGGCAAGGATGACCACGAGCCGCTTCGAAGGGCGCAGTTTACTCAAAATAGCCTTCACAGGCGGCTCCGCTGCGGACGCAAATACAAGAAAAGCCAGAACGCCTCTGAAGATAGGCGAAACACCCTTTCGGAAAGTTTAAGCGGACGGATGCAGGACACTTGCTCTCCTGCCCGTCATCACTAAAAACGAAGCGTCATTTCTTGATTTTGAGGACGGGGGAGATCATGGCGCGCATCGGAATCGTCGGAGCGGGTATCATCGGCTGCGCCTCGGCGGTCCATCTGATCGCCGAAGGTCACGCGGTCACCGTGTTCGAAAAGGACGTCGACGGCCTGCCTGCCTCCGTCGGCAACGCCGGCATCCTCGCGGTTCCGGAGATCGATCCGATGGCCCGCCCCGAAATGCTGTTCGCAGCCCCGAAATGGCTGATCGACCCGCTCGGACCCCTGACGCTGCGCTGGCAGGATCTGACGGCCTTGACGCCATGGCTCTTGCATTTGCTTCTTGCGGCTCGGCCCGCCCAGGTGGAACGCTCCCGTCGGGCCCTGCTCGGCCTGATGCGTGAAGCTCTCGCCGCGCATCAGGCAATGACGAGGCTCTGCGGCATTTCCGGCCATATGAAACCGACCGGGGCGCTGACGATCTTCGACAGCGAGACTGCCCTCGAGGCCGCGTTCCGGCACGAGCAGGCGACCGCCCGGCTGCTCGGCTTTGCCGTCGAACGCCTCGACGCCCGCGCCGCCCGCGGCCGCGTCCCCGCGCTAGAGGGCGCCTTCGCCGGCGGCGTCTTCAGCAGCGGATACCAGACGTTTCCCGATCCGCTCAAACTGCTGCGCGATCTGCAACACCATGTCAGGCAACAGGGCACGCTCGTCGAAGCCGGCGTCGAGGCCGTGCAGCCAAGCACCGAGGGGATCACCATAGTCGCCGACAACGGCGACCGGCAGGCCTTCGACAAGGTGGTGATCGCCGCCGGCGTGTGGTCACGCACCCTCGTCCGCAAGCTTGGGCTGAAGGTGCTGTTGGAAACGGAGCGCGGCTACAACACCACCTTCGCTGATCCACCGGTGACGCTGGAAATGCCGATCTTCTTTGCCGAGCACGGCTTCGTGGCGACCCCGCTTGCCAACGCCCTGCGCATCGGCGGTGCGGTTGAACTGGCGCGGCCGGAGGCGCCGCCGAACTATGCGCGCGCCGCCGCCATGCGCCGGAAGATGCGCCGTTATGTGCCGGCTCTGCCGGAGAGCGGCGGCAAGGAATGGATGGGCAGGCGCCCTTCGACACCGGATTCGGTGCCGGTCATCAGCCTTCATCCGTCCGATCCCCGCATCGCCATGGCCTTCGGCCACGGCCATCTCGGCCTGACGCTCTCGGCGATCACCGGCGCAAGGATCGCCGCCCTCCTTTCCAACCGGGCCGGCACCGACCTCGAACCCTTCAGCATCCGCCGCTTTCAATAAGCTGAGCGAAATCGATCGATTGACTTTCGCCCGCAGCTTGTCCATTGCCGCCAGCACGCAGGACCAGGTTCAGGCAAATGGGCCCGATATCCCCAAGAAGGAAGACGCTATGCACAAGGTTATTTTCGATACGGATCCCGGCGTCGACGACGCCATGGCGCTTCTCTTCCTGCACCGGCACCCGGAAATCGACCTCATCGGCATCACCTCGGTGTTCGGCAATGCCTCCATCGAGACGACGACGCGCAACGCGCTCTTTCTCAAGCAGGCCTGGGGAATTGCAGCCCCGGTCGCCAAGGGCCTCGGCGAGATGTTCAATCCCGACCGGCCGCATGTCGATTGGCCGACCGGCATCCACGGCCACGATGGCCTCGGCAATATCGACGTGCCGGACGTGATCGACCTGCCGCTCGACCCCCGGCCGGCCCATCGCTTTATCATCGACACGGTGCGCGCCAATCCCGGTGAGGTGACGCTCGTGGCCGTCGGCCGCATGACCAATCTGGCACGTGCGCTGCGCGAAGACCCGGATATTGCCGGCCTCGTCAAGGCCGTGGTGATCATGGGCGGCGCCTTCGACGTTCCCGGCAACATCACCCCGGCCGCCGAGGCCAATATCCATGGAGACCCGGAGGCGGCCGACGCGGTGATGACTGCACAATGGCCGGTGGCGGTGATCGGCCTCGACGTGACGTCGCAAACGGTGATGACCCGCGCCACGCTCGCCGACATCGCCGAACGTGGCGGCAAGGCGGCAAAACTCCTCGCCGACATTTCGCAGTTCTACATCGTCTTCTACGAGCAGCATGTCGATGACGGCATGGTCGTGCACGACAGCTGCGCCTGCGCCTATGTCGTCGCCCCGGATCTGTTCCGCACCCGCAGCGGGCCGATCCGCGTGCTCTGCGGCGGCATCGCCGACGGCCAGACGATCCAGAAGCCGGACGGGCGGCTTTTCCCGCCGAATGCCTGGGACAATCTGCCGAGCCAAAAGGCCTGCATCGGCATCGATGCCGAGGCGGTGCTGAAGCTGATCGGCGATACGCTGGCGCACGGTCGATAGCCCTCGGTCTTTCTCAGCCGACGAAAAACTTGCGGCGAATAGCTGGCAGACCGTCGACCGCCAGCTATCTTTGTCTGCATGAAGCCGGAATCATTGCTCTATCCCGCTCCGAAGGGACTCTATTGCGAGAAGGGAAACTTCTACATCGATCCGGTTCAGCCGGTCGAAAGGGCGCTGATCACCCATGGCCATTCCGATCATGCCCGCGCCGGACATGGCCGCGTGCTTGCGACACGCGAAACGCTCGACATCATGCGCATCCGCTACGGCGACGGCTTTTGCGGTGAAAGCGAAATCGCCCGGCTCGGCGAAACGATCGCGATCGACGGCGTCCGGGTCTGCTTTCATCCGGCCGGCCATGTGCTCGGCTCGGCGCAAATTTCGGTTGAGGCGGGTGGGAAGCGGATCGTCGTTTCGGGCGACTACAAGCGGCGGCCCGACCCGACCTGCCCCACTTTCGAGCCCGTCCCCTGCGATGTCTTCATTACCGAGGCGACCTTCGGCCTGCCGGTCTTCCACCATCCGGACGACCGGGCGGAGACCGCCCGGCTTCTTGCATCGCTGAAGCAATTTCCCGAACGTGCCCATGTCGTCGGCGCTTACGCGCTCGGCAAGGCGCAACGGGTGATCGCGCTACTTCGCCAGCAAGGCTACGACGAACCGATCCATATCCACGGCGCGCTTGCCAAGCTCTGCGAATATTACCAGGCCGAGGGTATCGACCTCGGCGATATCCGGCCGGCCACCCTTGCCGGCGACAAGAGGCCGGATTTCGCCGGCGGGATCGTCATCGGCCCGCCTTCAGCCTTTGCCGACCGCTGGGCGCGACGCTTCGCCGAGCCCGTCGCCGTCTTTGCTTCAGGTTGGATGCTCATTCGCCAGCGCGCCAAGCAGCGCGGCGTCGAACTGCCGCTCGTCATCTCCGACCATTGCGACTGGGCCGAACTGACCGGCACCATACGCGAGATCGCCCCGGCCGAAGTCTGGGTGACGCATGGCCGTGAGGAAGCCCTGGTGCGCTGGTGCGAATTGCAGGGCATTCCGGCGCGACCGCTGCATCTCGTCGGCTACGACGACGAGGGGGAGTGACGGATGAAAGCCTTCGCCGAACTGCTCGGCCGCCTCGTCCTGACGCCGCAGCGAAACGCCAAGATCAGGCTGCTTGCCGACTATTTCCGCAGCACCCCCGATCCAAGCCGCGGCTATGCACTCGCGGCGATCGGCGGCACGCTTTCATTCAACACGGTGAAGCCTGCCTTGATCCGCGACCTCTTGCTCGAGCGTATGGACGAGGTGCTGTTCCATTATTCCTATGACTATGTCGGCGATCTCGCCGAGACGGTGTCGCTGGCCTGGGAACCGCAGGCGGGAGTCGTTCCCGAGGACATTCCGCTTGGCGAGGTCGTCGAACGGCTTCAGCGGGCGGGACGTTCCGAGGTACGCTCGCTCGTCCGCGACATGCTCGACCGGCTCGACACCGCCGGCCGTTTCGCCTTTCTGAAGCTCGTCACCGGGGGTTTACGGATCGGCGTCTCGGCGCGGCTCGCCAAGCAGGCGCTCGCCGACCTGGGCGGCAGGGACATCGCCGAGATCGAAACCTTGTGGCACGGGCTTTCGCCGCCTTACCTGCCGCTCTTTCTGTGGCTTTCCGGCGAAGCGGAGATGCCCGTTCTCACCACGCCGGCCGTCTTTCACTCGGTGATGCTCGCGACGCCGATCGGCGAGGGCGATCTAGAAGGACTGGATCCGGCCGACTTCGCCGCCGAATGGAAATGGGACGGCATCCGCGTCCAGCTCGCCAATATCGGCGGGGTGCGGCGTCTCTATTCCCGCAGCGGCGACGAAATATCCGGCGCTTTCCCGGAGATCATCGAGGCCGCCGACATTGCCGGCGTGATCGACGGCGAGCTGCTGGTCGGCGGAACGATGCGCACCAATCGCGCCACCGCCACGTTCGGGGACCTGCAGCAGCGGCTGAATAGAAAGTCCGTCAACCGCAAGCTGCTCGAGGACTATCCCGCGTTTATTCGCGGTTACGATATCCTCTTTTCGGGTGAACGCGACATGCGGCCCGAACCTTTCCACGTCCGCCGCCAAGCCCTGACGGCCTTGATCGAAGCCGCTTCGCCACAGCACTTCGACCTGTCGCCGCTTGTTCCCTTTTCTACCTGGGAGGAACTGGACCGGCTGCGCTCGGAGCCACCGGATCCGGTCATCGAGGGGATCATGCTGAAGCGGCTCGACTCGCCCTATCTGGCCGGGCGGATGAAAGGCCCGTGGTTCAAGTGGAAACGCGCGCCCTTCAACATCGACGCGGTGCTGATGTACGCCCAGCGCGGCCACGGCAAGCGCTCGAGCTACTATTCGGATTTCACCTTCGGCGTCTGGGCGGAGGCAGAAGGCGGCATGGCCCTGGTTCCCGTCGGCAAGGCCTATTTCGGCTTTACCGATGCCGAACTGGAGATACTCGACCGCTATGTGCGCGACAACACGGTCGAGCGCTTCGGCCCGGTGCGCGCGGTCCGCGCCGAACCGGACGCCGGCTTTGTCGTCGAAGTGGCCTTCGAAGGGCTGAACCGCTCGACCCGCCACAAATCGGGTGTCGCCATGCGTTTCCCGCGCATCGCTCGGCTGAGACCAGACAAACTGCCGCGGGAGGCCGACAGGCTGGAGACGCTGCAGGCGATGCTCGGCCTGAAAGGTTAGAACCGCGGTTTCCCGCCCTCGCCTATTTCAGCGGTTCCGAATGAAGAATTATTAAGGAGAGTTTGGAATATTCGGGCTGTCTGTCTCGCCGTCCGCATTCGCAGGGTCGTCTTGTGGCAAAAATAAACGGTCAATATTTCAGGAAATACCGGCTCTCGCGGATTCTGACGCTCAATTACGTCCCGGCGCTGATCGCCACCTTCGTCGTGCTGATTGCCGGGATTCTCGCCGACAATCAGAACCAGGTCGTTTTCGAAGCACGTCTGCGCTCCGAGGTGGCGGACGAACTCAATCCGATACGCTCGCGCCTGGAGAGCAGCGTCAACGGCAATATCCAGCTCGTTCGCGGCCTGATCGGCACGATTGCAACCGAGCCCGACATGCACCAGCAGCGCTTCAGCGAACTTGCGCAGAGCATCTTCAGCGAGCGCTCGCAACTGCGCAACCTCGCCGCAGCGCCCAATCTCATCGTCTCGATGGTCTACCCGCTGGCGGGCAACGAGAAGGCGATCGGCCTGAACTACCGCAACAACGACAAGCAACGCAAGTCCGTCATGCGTGTGGTGGCAAGCGGGAAGATGGTGCTTGCCGGGCCGGTCGATCTCGTCCAGGGCGGACGCGGATTGATCGGCCGCTTTCCGGTGACGGCCAATGCCGGCGGCGGCAAGCGCTTCTGGGGCCTGGTGTCAGCGGTCATCGACATCGACCAGCTCTATCGCGACAGTGGCCTCGTCTCCTCGGCCCTCGGTATCGACATCGCCATTGCTGGCCGTGACGGTCAGGGACGCGATGGCGCGATTTTCTTCGGCGATCCGGCGATCTTCGGAAAGGCGCCGGTGGAGGTGGACGTGACGCTGCCGGGCGGCTCCTGGCGGATGGCGG
Protein-coding sequences here:
- the lysS gene encoding lysine--tRNA ligase; translated protein: MNEKTETAGLSSDATEVRAQKLDLLRTQIGDVYPAHFHRTLTNAELAEKYAGLEPDTESGDLVTVAGRVFSSRNSGMFMDIHDASGKIQIFSHKDTAPEEARALLPMIDLGDIVGVTGEVRRTKRGELTVNAKEITMLCKSLLPMPEKYHGLADIETRYRKRYLDIMVNEESKLRFQQRSRIVSGIRRFLEDEGFMEVETPMLQPIYGGATAEPFKTHHNTLKLDMYLRIAPELYLKRVLVSGLTDKVFEINRNFRNEGVSTRHNPEFTMMECYWAYADYEDMMGLVERMFEKLALAVHGKTEFEFGDKQLSFKGPFPRVSMPEAVKDATGIDFLAIRSDEEARQAARNAGIEVEKDATWGEVLAFIFEEKVEATLIQPAHVIHFPKDISPFAKEVPGEPRLVERFETYCNGWEIGNAFSELNDPVEQRARMVEQMEQAHARGEKEKTLDEDFLDAMDQGMPPAGGLGIGVDRLIMLLTNSPSIRDIILFPARRHKAD
- a CDS encoding NAD(P)/FAD-dependent oxidoreductase, with the translated sequence MARIGIVGAGIIGCASAVHLIAEGHAVTVFEKDVDGLPASVGNAGILAVPEIDPMARPEMLFAAPKWLIDPLGPLTLRWQDLTALTPWLLHLLLAARPAQVERSRRALLGLMREALAAHQAMTRLCGISGHMKPTGALTIFDSETALEAAFRHEQATARLLGFAVERLDARAARGRVPALEGAFAGGVFSSGYQTFPDPLKLLRDLQHHVRQQGTLVEAGVEAVQPSTEGITIVADNGDRQAFDKVVIAAGVWSRTLVRKLGLKVLLETERGYNTTFADPPVTLEMPIFFAEHGFVATPLANALRIGGAVELARPEAPPNYARAAAMRRKMRRYVPALPESGGKEWMGRRPSTPDSVPVISLHPSDPRIAMAFGHGHLGLTLSAITGARIAALLSNRAGTDLEPFSIRRFQ
- a CDS encoding nucleoside hydrolase, with amino-acid sequence MHKVIFDTDPGVDDAMALLFLHRHPEIDLIGITSVFGNASIETTTRNALFLKQAWGIAAPVAKGLGEMFNPDRPHVDWPTGIHGHDGLGNIDVPDVIDLPLDPRPAHRFIIDTVRANPGEVTLVAVGRMTNLARALREDPDIAGLVKAVVIMGGAFDVPGNITPAAEANIHGDPEAADAVMTAQWPVAVIGLDVTSQTVMTRATLADIAERGGKAAKLLADISQFYIVFYEQHVDDGMVVHDSCACAYVVAPDLFRTRSGPIRVLCGGIADGQTIQKPDGRLFPPNAWDNLPSQKACIGIDAEAVLKLIGDTLAHGR
- a CDS encoding ligase-associated DNA damage response exonuclease, encoding MKPESLLYPAPKGLYCEKGNFYIDPVQPVERALITHGHSDHARAGHGRVLATRETLDIMRIRYGDGFCGESEIARLGETIAIDGVRVCFHPAGHVLGSAQISVEAGGKRIVVSGDYKRRPDPTCPTFEPVPCDVFITEATFGLPVFHHPDDRAETARLLASLKQFPERAHVVGAYALGKAQRVIALLRQQGYDEPIHIHGALAKLCEYYQAEGIDLGDIRPATLAGDKRPDFAGGIVIGPPSAFADRWARRFAEPVAVFASGWMLIRQRAKQRGVELPLVISDHCDWAELTGTIREIAPAEVWVTHGREEALVRWCELQGIPARPLHLVGYDDEGE
- a CDS encoding cisplatin damage response ATP-dependent DNA ligase, which translates into the protein MKAFAELLGRLVLTPQRNAKIRLLADYFRSTPDPSRGYALAAIGGTLSFNTVKPALIRDLLLERMDEVLFHYSYDYVGDLAETVSLAWEPQAGVVPEDIPLGEVVERLQRAGRSEVRSLVRDMLDRLDTAGRFAFLKLVTGGLRIGVSARLAKQALADLGGRDIAEIETLWHGLSPPYLPLFLWLSGEAEMPVLTTPAVFHSVMLATPIGEGDLEGLDPADFAAEWKWDGIRVQLANIGGVRRLYSRSGDEISGAFPEIIEAADIAGVIDGELLVGGTMRTNRATATFGDLQQRLNRKSVNRKLLEDYPAFIRGYDILFSGERDMRPEPFHVRRQALTALIEAASPQHFDLSPLVPFSTWEELDRLRSEPPDPVIEGIMLKRLDSPYLAGRMKGPWFKWKRAPFNIDAVLMYAQRGHGKRSSYYSDFTFGVWAEAEGGMALVPVGKAYFGFTDAELEILDRYVRDNTVERFGPVRAVRAEPDAGFVVEVAFEGLNRSTRHKSGVAMRFPRIARLRPDKLPREADRLETLQAMLGLKG